Proteins from a genomic interval of Kitasatospora herbaricolor:
- a CDS encoding isoprenyl transferase, which translates to MAARRLFGGSKQRDYLPPTPHPSGARPPKIPGELVPGHVAIVMDGNGRWAKERGLPRTEGHKVGESVVLDVLKGAIELGVKNISLYAFSTENWKRSPEEVKFLMNFNRDVIHRRRDEMDAMGVRVRWAGRMPKLWKSVVQELQVAEEQTKDNDAVTLYMCVNYGGRAEVADAAAAIAADVAAGKLDPKKVNEKTVARYMYHPDMPDVDLFLRPSGEQRTSNFLLWQSAYAEFVFQDVLWPDFDRRDLWRACEQYAMRDRRFGGALPNEVTGEPAAEVPTQR; encoded by the coding sequence ATGGCAGCGCGACGGCTCTTCGGCGGAAGCAAGCAGAGGGACTACCTCCCCCCGACCCCGCACCCGAGCGGCGCCCGGCCGCCGAAGATCCCCGGCGAGCTGGTGCCGGGCCACGTCGCCATCGTGATGGACGGGAACGGCCGCTGGGCCAAGGAGCGCGGGCTGCCCCGCACCGAGGGCCACAAGGTCGGCGAGAGCGTCGTGCTCGACGTCCTCAAGGGCGCCATCGAGCTGGGCGTGAAGAACATCTCGCTGTACGCCTTCTCCACCGAGAACTGGAAGCGGTCCCCGGAGGAGGTGAAGTTCCTGATGAACTTCAACCGGGACGTCATCCACCGCCGCCGCGACGAGATGGACGCGATGGGCGTGCGGGTCCGCTGGGCCGGCCGGATGCCCAAGCTCTGGAAGAGCGTGGTGCAGGAGCTGCAGGTCGCCGAGGAGCAGACCAAGGACAACGACGCCGTGACGCTCTACATGTGCGTCAACTACGGCGGCCGGGCCGAGGTCGCCGACGCGGCGGCGGCCATCGCGGCCGATGTCGCGGCCGGCAAGCTGGACCCGAAGAAGGTCAACGAGAAGACCGTCGCCAGGTACATGTACCACCCGGACATGCCGGACGTGGACCTCTTCCTGCGTCCCAGCGGCGAGCAGCGCACCTCCAACTTCCTGCTCTGGCAGTCCGCCTACGCCGAGTTCGTGTTCCAGGACGTGCTCTGGCCGGACTTCGACCGCCGCGACCTGTGGCGGGCCTGCGAGCAGTACGCGATGCGTGACCGCCGGTTCGGCGGCGCCCTGCCCAACGAGGTGACGGGGGAGCCCGCCGCCGAGGTGCCGACCCAGCGCTGA
- a CDS encoding metal ABC transporter ATP-binding protein, which yields MLQNSTKDVTPPTDPDPAPLPGTPTAAAPAVVRLTGAVASLGGRPVLRGVDLTVRPGEVVALLGANGSGKSTTVKSVIGAVPLERGTLELFGTAYAKFRQWHRIGYVPQRTTAAGGVPATVREVVSTGRLPQHRLLPFRRKDREAVDRALDAVGMLDRARDGVADLSGGQQQRVLIARALVGSPDLLIMDEPMAGVDAASQQVLADTLRSEVARGTAVLLVLHELGPLEPLIDRVVLLRDGCVAHDGPPVPNTGLHALPGHDHVHPHADDHHLTSTGLTGTGLTTTPRRPA from the coding sequence ATGCTCCAGAACAGCACCAAGGACGTCACACCCCCGACGGATCCCGACCCGGCACCGCTCCCCGGCACCCCGACGGCCGCCGCCCCCGCCGTCGTGCGCCTCACCGGCGCGGTCGCCTCGCTCGGCGGCCGCCCCGTCCTGCGCGGCGTGGACCTCACCGTCCGGCCCGGCGAGGTGGTCGCCCTGCTCGGCGCCAACGGCTCGGGCAAGTCCACCACCGTGAAGAGCGTGATCGGCGCCGTCCCGCTGGAGCGCGGCACCCTGGAGCTGTTCGGCACCGCGTACGCCAAGTTCCGTCAGTGGCACCGGATCGGCTACGTCCCGCAGCGCACCACCGCCGCCGGCGGCGTCCCCGCCACCGTCCGCGAGGTGGTCTCCACCGGCCGGCTCCCCCAGCACCGGCTGCTGCCGTTCCGCCGCAAGGACCGCGAGGCGGTCGACCGGGCCCTCGACGCCGTCGGCATGCTCGACCGCGCCCGCGACGGCGTCGCCGACCTCTCCGGCGGCCAGCAGCAGCGGGTGCTGATCGCCCGCGCCCTGGTCGGCTCCCCCGACCTGCTGATCATGGACGAGCCGATGGCCGGCGTGGACGCCGCCAGCCAGCAGGTGCTCGCCGACACCCTGCGCAGCGAGGTCGCCCGCGGCACCGCCGTCCTGCTGGTGCTGCACGAGCTGGGCCCGCTGGAGCCGCTGATCGACCGCGTGGTGCTGCTCCGGGACGGCTGCGTCGCCCACGACGGCCCGCCGGTGCCGAACACCGGCCTGCACGCGCTGCCCGGCCACGACCACGTCCACCCGCACGCGGACGACCACCACCTGACGAGCACCGGCCTGACGGGTACCGGGCTGACGACCACCCCGAGGCGGCCGGCATGA
- a CDS encoding MFS transporter — protein sequence MLDFFIVNVALPTIDHDLAAGPALLELVAAGYGIAFAVLLVLGGRLGDIFGRRRLFVIGAAAFALTSLACGLAPGAWTLVAARAAQGASAALLLPQVLATITAATGGARRARALSIYGAAGGLSVVIGQVLGGMLVAADLFGTGWRSVFLLNVPFALLTLVLALRYVPESRSPQAARVDVPGTALLTASLLALLVPLMEGRAVGWPLWTWLLLALFPFLVAAFVQVERRSERAGGLPLVPPSLLRIPEMRRGLGIAVPYFAGFGGFMFVVAVALQQGLRLGPVAAGWALVPMAVGYFAASLSGPRLIGRFGSRVLAAGAVVQALGLATLATTVLTDWAHFSPLRMAPGVALAGIGQGLIGTPLFRIVLSKVPAERAGVGSGVLATGQQSSLALGVATLGTLYLALSPSLGMSHALALVLGIQLLGSFTILGLSLRLPRVVG from the coding sequence ATGCTCGACTTCTTCATCGTCAACGTCGCCCTGCCCACCATCGACCACGACCTCGCCGCCGGCCCGGCCCTGCTGGAGCTGGTCGCCGCCGGGTACGGCATCGCCTTCGCCGTCCTGCTCGTCCTCGGCGGACGGCTCGGCGACATCTTCGGCCGCCGCCGGCTGTTCGTGATCGGCGCCGCCGCCTTCGCCCTCACCTCGCTCGCCTGCGGGCTGGCCCCCGGCGCCTGGACCCTGGTCGCCGCCCGCGCGGCCCAGGGCGCCTCGGCGGCGCTGCTGCTCCCGCAGGTGCTCGCCACCATCACCGCGGCCACCGGCGGCGCCCGCCGGGCCCGGGCGCTGAGCATCTACGGCGCGGCCGGCGGCCTCTCCGTGGTGATCGGCCAGGTGCTCGGCGGCATGCTGGTCGCCGCCGACCTCTTCGGCACCGGCTGGCGCTCGGTCTTCCTGCTCAACGTCCCGTTCGCGCTGCTCACCCTGGTGCTGGCGCTCCGCTACGTGCCGGAGAGCCGCTCCCCGCAGGCCGCCCGGGTGGACGTGCCGGGCACCGCCCTGCTGACGGCCTCGCTGCTGGCGCTGCTGGTGCCGCTGATGGAGGGCCGGGCGGTCGGCTGGCCGCTCTGGACCTGGCTGCTGCTCGCCCTGTTCCCCTTCCTGGTCGCCGCCTTCGTCCAGGTCGAGCGCCGCTCGGAGCGGGCCGGCGGCCTGCCGCTCGTCCCGCCGTCGCTGCTGCGGATCCCCGAGATGCGGCGGGGCCTGGGCATCGCGGTGCCGTACTTCGCCGGCTTCGGCGGCTTCATGTTCGTCGTCGCCGTCGCCCTCCAGCAGGGCCTGCGGCTGGGGCCGGTCGCGGCCGGCTGGGCCCTCGTGCCGATGGCCGTCGGGTACTTCGCCGCCTCGCTGTCCGGGCCGCGGCTGATCGGGCGCTTCGGCAGCCGGGTGCTGGCCGCCGGCGCGGTCGTCCAGGCCCTCGGACTGGCCACCCTCGCCACCACGGTGCTCACCGACTGGGCGCACTTCTCGCCGCTGCGGATGGCACCCGGCGTCGCCCTGGCCGGCATCGGGCAGGGCCTGATCGGGACCCCGCTGTTCCGGATCGTGCTCTCCAAGGTCCCGGCGGAGCGGGCGGGTGTCGGCAGCGGCGTACTGGCGACCGGTCAACAGTCCAGCCTGGCGCTCGGGGTGGCCACCCTCGGCACCCTCTACCTCGCGCTCTCCCCCTCGCTCGGCATGAGCCACGCGCTCGCCCTCGTACTGGGCATCCAACTGCTGGGCTCGTTCACCATCCTCGGCCTCAGCCTGCGGCTGCCGAGGGTGGTGGGGTGA
- a CDS encoding NADAR family protein: protein MTISRPTAPAETRDREELTALVAAGVRPKYLLFWGHRPQPGGRIGPGALSQWWPSPFVVDGVTYPTAEHWMMAGKARMFGDEQMVPRILKARTPAEAKALGRQVTGFDDQRWTAERFELVVAGSVAKFGQDQALRSYLLDTSQRVLVEASPVDRIWGVGLAADHEDVTKPARWRGLNLLGFALMAARARLSA from the coding sequence ATGACGATCAGCCGCCCCACCGCCCCCGCCGAGACCCGCGACCGCGAGGAGCTCACCGCCCTGGTGGCGGCCGGGGTCCGGCCGAAGTACCTGCTGTTCTGGGGTCACCGGCCGCAGCCCGGCGGCAGGATCGGCCCCGGGGCGCTGAGCCAGTGGTGGCCGTCGCCGTTCGTCGTCGACGGGGTGACCTACCCGACGGCCGAGCACTGGATGATGGCGGGCAAGGCGCGGATGTTCGGCGACGAGCAGATGGTGCCGCGGATCCTCAAGGCCCGCACGCCCGCGGAGGCCAAGGCGCTCGGGCGGCAGGTGACGGGCTTCGACGACCAGCGCTGGACGGCGGAGCGCTTCGAGCTGGTGGTCGCGGGCAGCGTCGCCAAGTTCGGGCAGGACCAGGCGCTGCGGTCGTACCTGCTGGACACCTCCCAGCGCGTCCTGGTGGAGGCCAGCCCGGTGGACCGGATCTGGGGCGTCGGGCTGGCCGCCGACCACGAGGACGTGACGAAGCCGGCCCGCTGGCGGGGGCTGAACCTGCTCGGCTTCGCCCTGATGGCGGCCCGCGCACGGCTCTCGGCGTGA
- a CDS encoding glycine--tRNA ligase, translated as MAADKIDTIVSLSKRRGFVYPCSEIYGGQRAAWDYGPLGVELKENIKRQWWRSMVTAREDVVGLDSSVILAREVWEASGHVATFNDPLTECLSCHKRFRADHLEEAYEAKHGKLPANGLADLNCPNCGNKGSFTEPKEFSGMLKTHLGVTEEASGLAYLRPETAQGIFTNFKAVQQTSRKKPPFGIAQTGKSFRNEITPGNFIFRTREFEQMEMEFFVKPGEDEEWHEYWLQQRWDWYVGLGMKTENMRFFEHPKEKLSHYAKRTVDIEYRFNFGGTEFSELEGVANRTDYDLTVHSEHSGQDLKYFDQESGERYFPYVIEPAAGLNRAMLAFLLDAYFEDEAPNAKGVMEKRVGMRLDPRLAPVKVAVLPLSRNADLSPKARGLAADLRTAWNVEFDDAGAIGKRYRRQDEIGTPFCVTVDFDTLEDNAVTIRDRDTMAQERVSLDQVKTYLASRLIGC; from the coding sequence GTGGCCGCCGACAAGATCGACACGATCGTCAGCCTGAGCAAGCGCCGTGGCTTCGTCTACCCCTGCAGCGAGATCTACGGTGGCCAGCGCGCCGCCTGGGACTACGGACCGCTGGGTGTCGAGCTCAAGGAGAACATCAAGCGCCAGTGGTGGCGTTCGATGGTCACCGCGCGGGAGGACGTCGTCGGGCTCGACTCGTCGGTGATCCTGGCCCGCGAGGTCTGGGAGGCCTCCGGCCACGTCGCCACGTTCAACGACCCGCTGACCGAGTGCCTCTCCTGCCACAAGCGGTTCCGCGCGGACCACCTGGAGGAGGCGTACGAGGCCAAGCACGGCAAGCTGCCGGCCAACGGCCTCGCCGACCTCAACTGCCCCAACTGCGGGAACAAGGGCTCCTTCACCGAGCCCAAGGAGTTCTCGGGCATGCTGAAGACCCACCTCGGCGTCACCGAGGAGGCCTCCGGCCTGGCCTACCTGCGCCCCGAGACCGCGCAGGGCATCTTCACCAACTTCAAGGCCGTCCAGCAGACCTCGCGCAAGAAGCCGCCGTTCGGCATCGCCCAGACCGGCAAGAGCTTCCGCAACGAGATCACGCCCGGCAACTTCATCTTCCGCACCCGCGAGTTCGAGCAGATGGAGATGGAGTTCTTCGTCAAGCCGGGCGAGGACGAGGAGTGGCACGAGTACTGGCTCCAGCAGCGCTGGGACTGGTACGTCGGCCTCGGCATGAAGACCGAGAACATGCGCTTCTTCGAGCACCCGAAGGAGAAGCTCTCGCACTACGCCAAGCGCACGGTGGACATCGAGTACCGCTTCAACTTCGGCGGCACCGAGTTCTCCGAGCTGGAGGGCGTGGCCAACCGCACCGACTACGACCTCACGGTGCACAGCGAGCACTCCGGCCAGGACCTCAAGTACTTCGACCAGGAGTCCGGCGAGCGGTACTTCCCGTACGTCATCGAGCCGGCGGCAGGCCTCAACCGCGCGATGCTGGCCTTCCTGCTCGACGCCTACTTCGAGGACGAGGCGCCCAACGCCAAGGGCGTCATGGAGAAGCGCGTCGGCATGCGCCTTGACCCGCGCCTGGCGCCGGTCAAGGTCGCGGTGCTGCCGCTGTCGCGCAACGCCGACCTCTCGCCCAAGGCCCGCGGCCTCGCCGCCGACCTGCGCACCGCGTGGAACGTCGAGTTCGACGACGCGGGCGCGATCGGCAAGCGCTACCGCCGCCAGGACGAGATCGGTACGCCGTTCTGCGTCACGGTCGACTTCGACACCCTTGAGGACAACGCGGTCACCATCCGCGACCGCGACACCATGGCGCAGGAGCGGGTCTCGCTCGACCAGGTCAAGACCTACCTGGCGAGCCGTCTGATCGGCTGCTGA
- a CDS encoding alpha/beta fold hydrolase: protein MINLADELGHLAYTVTGDGPPVVLVHAGIADHRMWDAVVPALAERYTVVRYDLRGFGASPVPSGEFGETDDLLRLLDHLGHERVHLVGASWGGRVSVGFTLAHPERVRSLALLAAPWPGYDWSADMFAYDEAETKALAAGDLDAAVQVNLDMWLRGATRGWEEIDPGLTERLRRPVRTALANQEAVGELSRGVTGNEVATIGVPALVGIGLRDNADFQAIAGRYAAEIPGAELVEFPDAAHLIAVESPAELTAALRPFLDAQG, encoded by the coding sequence ATGATCAACCTCGCCGACGAACTCGGCCACCTCGCGTACACCGTCACCGGTGACGGTCCGCCCGTCGTCCTCGTGCATGCCGGCATCGCCGACCACCGGATGTGGGACGCGGTCGTCCCCGCGCTCGCCGAGCGGTACACCGTCGTCCGGTACGACCTGCGCGGCTTCGGCGCATCCCCGGTGCCGAGCGGCGAGTTCGGCGAGACCGACGACCTGCTCCGGCTGCTGGACCACCTCGGCCACGAGCGGGTCCACCTGGTCGGGGCCTCCTGGGGCGGCCGGGTGTCGGTGGGCTTCACCCTCGCCCACCCCGAGCGGGTGCGGTCCCTCGCGCTGCTGGCCGCGCCGTGGCCGGGGTACGACTGGTCGGCGGACATGTTCGCCTACGACGAGGCGGAGACCAAGGCCCTGGCTGCCGGAGACCTGGACGCCGCCGTCCAGGTGAACCTGGACATGTGGCTGCGCGGGGCGACCCGCGGCTGGGAGGAGATCGACCCCGGGCTGACCGAGCGGCTCCGGAGGCCGGTACGGACGGCACTGGCCAACCAGGAGGCGGTGGGCGAACTGTCCCGGGGCGTCACGGGCAACGAGGTCGCCACGATCGGCGTCCCGGCCCTGGTCGGCATCGGCCTGCGCGACAACGCCGACTTCCAGGCCATCGCCGGCCGCTACGCCGCCGAGATCCCCGGCGCCGAGCTGGTCGAGTTCCCCGACGCGGCCCATCTGATCGCCGTGGAGTCGCCGGCCGAACTCACCGCCGCCCTGCGGCCGTTCCTCGACGCCCAGGGCTGA
- a CDS encoding Fur family transcriptional regulator: MTTAGPTPRARSTRQRAAVSAALDEIEDFRSAQELHDMLKHRGDSVGLTTVYRTLQSLADAGEVDVLRTADGEAVYRRCSSGHHHHLVCRHCGATVEVEGPAVERWANAVAAEHGFSDIAHTLEIFGTCADCAAKA, encoded by the coding sequence GTGACCACCGCAGGCCCGACGCCGCGCGCCCGATCGACCCGGCAGCGAGCCGCCGTCTCGGCGGCCCTGGACGAGATCGAGGACTTCCGCAGCGCGCAGGAGCTGCACGACATGCTCAAGCACCGGGGTGACTCGGTCGGCCTGACCACCGTGTACCGCACCCTGCAGTCGCTCGCCGACGCCGGCGAGGTCGACGTGCTGCGCACCGCCGACGGCGAGGCCGTCTACCGGCGCTGCAGCAGCGGGCACCACCACCACCTGGTGTGCCGTCACTGCGGAGCCACCGTCGAGGTCGAGGGCCCGGCGGTGGAGCGCTGGGCCAACGCCGTCGCCGCCGAGCACGGCTTCAGCGACATCGCGCACACGCTGGAGATCTTCGGCACCTGTGCGGACTGCGCCGCCAAGGCCTGA
- a CDS encoding helix-turn-helix transcriptional regulator: MSLSTAPADPVAGIGAGGRSAPVEAPAEARRHELAAFLRSRRERIAPEQVGLPVTGRRRTPGLRREEVAQLAAVGVTWYTWLEQGRAIQVSVQVLDAVARALLLDRNERAHLFALAGADDPSPVQECATVTPAVRLMLDQFGPMPAAVVNSRYDILAHNHAYTHLAGDLEAQPFEDRNLLWMAFTPSRFQDVLVDVEVEREGMVARFRSAMADHSAEPAWKALVARLRQASPDFEAAWARHEVARPGNGVKRFLVPGAGLLSFDYTGLWLGPRAGSRMVVYTPRCEETRERLALLAAR; this comes from the coding sequence ATGAGCCTGAGCACCGCACCCGCCGACCCCGTTGCCGGCATCGGCGCCGGCGGCCGGTCCGCACCCGTGGAGGCGCCTGCCGAGGCGCGCCGGCACGAGCTGGCGGCCTTCCTGCGCAGCCGCCGCGAGCGGATCGCCCCCGAGCAGGTCGGCCTGCCCGTGACCGGCCGCCGCCGTACCCCGGGCCTGCGCCGGGAGGAGGTCGCGCAGCTCGCCGCCGTCGGGGTCACCTGGTACACCTGGCTGGAGCAGGGCCGGGCCATCCAGGTCTCCGTCCAGGTCCTGGACGCGGTCGCCCGCGCGCTGCTGCTGGACCGGAACGAGCGGGCGCACCTGTTCGCCCTCGCCGGCGCGGACGACCCCTCGCCGGTGCAGGAGTGCGCCACGGTGACTCCGGCGGTCCGCCTGATGCTGGACCAGTTCGGGCCGATGCCCGCGGCCGTGGTGAACAGCCGGTACGACATCCTGGCCCACAACCACGCCTACACCCACCTGGCCGGGGACCTCGAGGCGCAGCCCTTCGAGGACCGGAACCTGCTCTGGATGGCCTTCACCCCCTCGCGCTTCCAGGACGTCCTGGTGGACGTCGAGGTCGAGCGCGAGGGCATGGTGGCCCGGTTCCGCTCCGCGATGGCGGACCACAGCGCCGAACCCGCCTGGAAGGCCCTGGTGGCCCGGCTCCGGCAGGCCTCCCCGGACTTCGAGGCCGCCTGGGCGCGCCACGAGGTGGCGCGGCCCGGCAACGGCGTCAAGCGCTTCCTGGTCCCCGGCGCCGGTCTGCTCAGCTTCGACTACACCGGCCTGTGGCTCGGCCCCCGGGCCGGCTCCCGGATGGTGGTGTACACCCCGCGCTGCGAGGAGACCCGGGAGCGGCTGGCGCTGCTGGCCGCCCGGTAG
- a CDS encoding metal ABC transporter solute-binding protein, Zn/Mn family — MILRRAPRSIALAATAAIGALALSACGGTSSAKGSDGKLDVIASFYPMEFLAAQIGGEHVRITDLTAAGVEPHELELTAKQVGAVQKADAVLYLKGLQPTVDQAVGQSHSKHLVDAAAASPLVDHHLDEGTEEGGGHHHEGPAGDPHIWLDPTRYAAVARSVGAEFAKADPEHSAEYTRNTDDLVNKLTALDQQFQDGLRNATTRTFVTSHAAFGYLAEHYGLTQVAINGVDPEAEPTPARLAEVQKAARDNGATTIFFETLVSPKLADTVAKDLGLKTAVLDPLEGIKPPTGGAAADDYLTIMKQNLANLQAALGATS, encoded by the coding sequence ATGATCCTCCGACGCGCCCCCCGCTCCATAGCCCTGGCCGCCACGGCCGCGATCGGCGCCCTGGCCCTGTCCGCCTGCGGCGGCACCAGCAGCGCCAAGGGCTCGGACGGCAAGCTGGACGTCATCGCCTCCTTCTACCCGATGGAGTTCCTCGCCGCGCAGATCGGCGGCGAGCACGTGAGGATCACCGACCTCACCGCGGCCGGCGTCGAGCCGCACGAGCTGGAGCTCACCGCCAAGCAGGTCGGCGCGGTCCAGAAGGCCGACGCCGTGCTCTACCTCAAGGGCCTGCAGCCCACCGTCGACCAGGCCGTCGGCCAGTCCCACAGCAAGCACCTGGTGGACGCCGCCGCCGCCAGCCCGCTGGTCGACCACCACCTCGACGAGGGCACCGAGGAGGGCGGCGGCCACCACCACGAGGGCCCGGCCGGCGACCCGCACATCTGGCTCGACCCCACCCGCTACGCGGCGGTCGCCAGGAGCGTCGGCGCCGAGTTCGCCAAGGCCGACCCCGAGCACTCCGCGGAGTACACCCGGAACACCGACGACCTGGTGAACAAGCTCACCGCGCTGGACCAGCAGTTCCAGGACGGCCTGCGGAACGCGACCACCAGGACCTTCGTCACCAGCCACGCCGCCTTCGGCTACCTCGCCGAGCACTACGGCCTGACCCAGGTGGCCATCAACGGCGTCGACCCCGAGGCCGAACCCACCCCCGCCCGGCTCGCCGAGGTCCAGAAGGCCGCCCGCGACAACGGCGCCACCACCATCTTCTTCGAGACCCTGGTCAGCCCCAAGCTCGCCGACACCGTCGCCAAGGACCTCGGCCTGAAGACCGCCGTCCTCGACCCGCTCGAAGGCATCAAGCCCCCCACCGGGGGCGCGGCGGCCGACGACTACCTGACGATCATGAAGCAGAACCTCGCCAACCTGCAGGCCGCGCTCGGCGCCACCAGCTGA
- the recO gene encoding DNA repair protein RecO: MSLFRDDGVVLRAQKLGEADRIITLLTRRHGKVRAVARGVRKTKSKFGARLEPFSHVDVQFFSRGSDLIGRGLPLCTQVETIAPYGGPIVADYGRYTAGTAMLETAERFAENEGEPAVQQYLLLVGGLRTLAAGQHESHLVLDAFLLRSLAVNGYGASFTDCAKCGLEGPNRFFSLQAGGVLCGDCRVPGCAVPSPETLVLLGSLLSGDWQTADACEPRYWREGSGLVAAYLQWHLERGIRSMRYVEK, translated from the coding sequence ATGAGCCTGTTCCGGGACGACGGTGTCGTGCTCCGGGCGCAGAAGCTCGGTGAGGCCGACCGGATCATCACCCTGCTCACCCGGCGGCACGGCAAGGTCCGCGCCGTCGCCCGCGGGGTGCGCAAGACCAAGTCCAAGTTCGGCGCCCGGCTGGAGCCGTTCTCGCACGTGGACGTGCAGTTCTTCAGCCGCGGCAGCGACCTGATCGGCCGTGGCCTGCCGCTCTGCACCCAGGTGGAGACGATCGCGCCGTACGGCGGCCCGATCGTCGCCGACTACGGCCGCTACACCGCCGGGACGGCGATGCTGGAGACGGCGGAACGATTCGCCGAGAACGAGGGCGAGCCGGCCGTCCAGCAGTACCTGCTGCTGGTGGGCGGACTGCGGACGCTCGCCGCCGGCCAGCACGAGTCGCACCTGGTGCTGGACGCGTTCCTGCTGCGTTCGCTCGCCGTCAACGGGTACGGCGCGAGCTTCACCGACTGCGCGAAGTGCGGACTCGAAGGGCCCAACCGGTTCTTCTCGCTGCAGGCCGGCGGGGTGCTCTGCGGGGACTGCCGGGTGCCTGGCTGTGCCGTACCCTCCCCTGAGACACTGGTACTGCTCGGCTCGCTCCTGTCAGGGGACTGGCAGACGGCCGACGCCTGCGAGCCGCGGTACTGGCGGGAGGGCAGCGGTCTGGTCGCGGCCTATCTGCAGTGGCACCTGGAGCGGGGAATCCGCTCGATGAGATACGTGGAGAAGTAA
- a CDS encoding metal ABC transporter permease, which translates to MTEMLSYDFMQRALLAAVLVGVTAPAVGIYLVQRRQALLGDGMGHVAMTGVGLGFIFQTSPVWMAVLVCVLGAVVMELVRSRGNQRGDIALAMLFYGGMACGKLLVSLSAEAGSGSLESYLWGSILTVAPADLLTIAILGAVVIAVTVGLRRQLFAICQDEEFARVTGLPVRLLNLLLAVMAAVTVTVAMRVVGLLLVSALMVVPVVAAQQLTRSFAATQAAAIALGVVVSLAGVTGSYQADVPSGPAIVLLAIVVFALFSAVSGPLARRRHRAPADRGPEVCDVRLPGQGGAEANACAQSGPTSGAGLAQ; encoded by the coding sequence ATGACCGAGATGCTCTCCTACGACTTCATGCAGCGGGCCCTGCTCGCCGCCGTCCTGGTCGGCGTCACCGCGCCCGCGGTCGGGATCTACCTGGTGCAGCGGCGCCAGGCCCTGCTGGGCGACGGCATGGGACACGTCGCGATGACCGGCGTCGGCCTCGGCTTCATCTTCCAGACCAGCCCGGTCTGGATGGCCGTCCTGGTCTGCGTGCTCGGCGCGGTCGTCATGGAGCTGGTCCGCTCCCGCGGCAACCAGCGCGGCGACATCGCCCTCGCCATGCTCTTCTACGGCGGCATGGCCTGCGGCAAGCTGCTGGTCTCGCTCTCCGCCGAGGCCGGCTCGGGCAGCCTGGAGAGCTACCTCTGGGGCTCCATCCTCACCGTCGCCCCCGCCGACCTGCTCACCATCGCGATCCTCGGCGCCGTCGTCATCGCCGTCACCGTCGGCCTGCGCCGCCAGCTCTTCGCGATCTGCCAGGACGAGGAGTTCGCCCGGGTCACCGGCCTGCCGGTGCGCCTGCTGAACCTGCTGCTCGCGGTGATGGCCGCCGTCACGGTCACCGTGGCCATGCGGGTGGTCGGCCTGCTCCTGGTCAGCGCCCTGATGGTGGTCCCGGTGGTCGCCGCCCAGCAGCTCACCCGCTCCTTCGCCGCCACCCAGGCCGCCGCCATCGCGCTCGGCGTGGTGGTCTCGCTGGCCGGCGTGACCGGCTCCTACCAGGCGGACGTCCCCTCCGGCCCGGCCATCGTGCTGCTCGCCATCGTGGTCTTCGCCCTGTTCAGCGCCGTCTCCGGGCCACTCGCCCGACGCCGCCACCGGGCCCCGGCCGACCGCGGCCCCGAGGTCTGCGACGTGCGGCTGCCGGGCCAGGGCGGGGCCGAGGCGAACGCCTGCGCGCAGAGCGGCCCGACGAGCGGAGCGGGGCTGGCACAATGA
- a CDS encoding TerB family tellurite resistance protein yields the protein MTGLWGVRPRWRTDVLGDFFCPGCGGDRNYRRQHGRRWLRLLGTPVLPLGPVIGSVQCTTCHGRYGVQSLEQLTGVRLSAMLRDAQYTVALAVLAAGGTGGRSAREAACAVVKDAGFEDCGEAQVLAALAALSGLGGELHQAHGLADGLAIELHAALEPLTPHLAQQGRERLLLQGAWIALADGRYLPQEREALTEVGRCLGLGEEQVATLLEAATRAAH from the coding sequence GTGACAGGGTTGTGGGGTGTCCGTCCTCGGTGGCGGACTGACGTTCTCGGTGACTTCTTCTGCCCAGGCTGCGGCGGGGACCGCAACTACCGTCGGCAGCACGGCCGGCGGTGGCTGCGTCTCCTCGGCACGCCGGTGCTCCCGCTGGGACCGGTGATCGGCAGCGTCCAGTGCACCACCTGCCACGGCCGGTACGGCGTGCAGAGCCTGGAACAGCTCACCGGCGTCCGCCTCTCGGCGATGCTCCGCGACGCCCAGTACACCGTCGCCCTGGCCGTCCTCGCGGCCGGCGGCACCGGCGGCCGCAGCGCCCGCGAGGCGGCCTGCGCGGTGGTCAAGGACGCCGGCTTCGAGGACTGCGGCGAGGCCCAGGTGCTCGCCGCGCTGGCCGCGCTGTCCGGTCTGGGCGGCGAACTCCACCAGGCGCACGGCCTGGCCGACGGCCTGGCCATCGAACTCCACGCGGCGCTCGAACCGCTCACCCCGCACCTCGCCCAGCAGGGCCGCGAGCGGCTGCTGCTCCAGGGCGCCTGGATCGCGCTGGCCGACGGCCGGTACCTGCCGCAGGAGCGCGAGGCGTTGACCGAGGTGGGCCGGTGCCTGGGCCTCGGCGAGGAGCAGGTCGCCACCCTGCTGGAAGCGGCGACCCGCGCCGCGCACTGA